One stretch of Bacteroidales bacterium DNA includes these proteins:
- the nuoE gene encoding NADH-quinone oxidoreductase subunit NuoE, which translates to MSTDLDTIIKKYKQGKREDLIPLLQEIQEDQGFLSEEAIVKTGTFLGLSTTKIYGLATFYDKFRFIPAGKIQIKICHGTSCFLNGSQSIINRIKEETGINPGQTTRDGNFSYEIVSCMGGCNNGPVITVNGEFHSHVKAEQLPELIKKLKYVIDND; encoded by the coding sequence ATGAGTACAGATCTTGATACAATAATAAAAAAATACAAGCAGGGAAAACGGGAAGATCTTATTCCTCTTCTTCAGGAAATTCAGGAAGACCAGGGGTTTCTTTCTGAAGAGGCAATAGTGAAAACAGGGACTTTCCTGGGATTAAGTACTACTAAGATCTACGGTCTGGCCACTTTTTATGATAAGTTCCGGTTCATTCCTGCCGGTAAAATTCAGATAAAGATTTGTCATGGTACTTCCTGCTTCCTTAACGGCTCACAGTCAATTATTAACAGGATCAAGGAAGAAACCGGAATAAATCCGGGACAAACCACCCGTGATGGGAACTTCAGCTACGAGATAGTGTCATGCATGGGCGGGTGCAATAATGGTCCGGTAATTACAGTTAATGGCGAATTTCACTCTCACGTAAAAGCTGAACAGTTGCCGGAACTTATTAAGAAACTGAAATACGTTATTGATAACGACTAA
- a CDS encoding (2Fe-2S) ferredoxin domain-containing protein, translating into MAQRIEMQICLGSSCFSRGNKDVVMFIKEYLRKNHLDDRVIFKGARCMGHCSNGPNLIINGVITEGVTLSKIESILEKEFARFI; encoded by the coding sequence ATGGCTCAGAGAATTGAAATGCAAATTTGTCTTGGCAGTTCCTGTTTTTCAAGAGGTAACAAGGATGTTGTTATGTTTATAAAGGAATATCTGAGAAAAAATCATCTCGACGACCGGGTAATTTTCAAGGGAGCACGCTGTATGGGACACTGCAGCAACGGGCCAAACCTCATAATTAACGGGGTCATTACCGAAGGTGTTACTCTTTCAAAAATTGAGAGTATCCTGGAGAAAGAATTTGCACGATTCATTTAA
- a CDS encoding 4Fe-4S dicluster domain-containing protein, which produces MSDRKPVLYIDDEKCRNSYSCVRVCPVNAIEVKPQKAHPFILPDRCIGCGLCYVSCTPHAIAYRNSNEDVKALLSSERKTAALIEPSIASEFDDITDYRKFVAMIRSLGFDYVHEVSFGVDLIAAAYAKLFAKAEGKYFISANCPSIVKMIEKFHPELIPNLAPLVSPMIATAMVVKDLYGPEVATVQIGPCIDAKDEAHLYQSGKLVDGVLTFAELRELFDEFKIQERLVKMSDFDPPHGNWGALYPLPAGIIQAGGIKRDMVSSSVITASGKEDILEAINDFDKYIDTIQHHFNLFFCHGCLLGPGMQHHNERFRRRSLVRHYAEKRVGVLDKELWKKNIEKWSKLDFTRTFTPDDQRIPEPPEDAILEVLKIVGKDNPDEEINCGACGYLSCREFASTVAKGLAIPEMCHTYNLRNKQEYIETLRQTNRKLADTKKALKDSEELARREKEIAQSASDMMNNMLEKLPTGVVIVDNYLKILHSNQSFINIIGEDAKAISDVIPGLAGADIKTLIPFNVYNMFTFVIKEDEPVVSKDVHFEDKMLNISIFPIKKNKMCGAIIRDLYSPEVQGEEVTNRVSEVIEKNLEMVQKIGFLLGEGASETEQMLNSIIESYKSKKGGLKTNLKQ; this is translated from the coding sequence ATGTCAGACAGAAAACCTGTACTCTATATAGATGATGAAAAATGCAGAAACTCATATTCCTGCGTTCGTGTTTGTCCGGTCAATGCCATTGAGGTAAAACCTCAGAAGGCGCATCCCTTTATTCTGCCGGACAGGTGCATTGGTTGCGGGCTATGCTATGTTTCCTGTACTCCTCATGCAATTGCTTATCGGAACTCAAATGAAGATGTAAAAGCTCTACTTTCCTCTGAAAGAAAGACGGCTGCCCTTATAGAACCAAGTATTGCATCTGAATTTGATGACATAACCGATTACCGGAAGTTTGTGGCTATGATCCGATCGCTGGGCTTCGATTATGTTCATGAGGTCTCATTCGGGGTTGATCTTATAGCTGCAGCCTATGCAAAACTCTTTGCAAAAGCAGAAGGAAAATACTTCATCAGTGCGAACTGTCCATCCATTGTGAAGATGATAGAAAAGTTCCATCCTGAACTTATTCCGAATCTGGCGCCTCTTGTATCGCCGATGATAGCAACTGCTATGGTAGTAAAAGATCTGTATGGACCTGAAGTGGCTACCGTTCAGATAGGTCCATGTATAGATGCAAAGGATGAAGCACATTTATATCAGTCAGGCAAACTTGTTGACGGGGTACTAACCTTTGCTGAGTTAAGAGAGCTTTTTGATGAGTTCAAAATACAGGAGAGACTGGTAAAGATGTCTGATTTCGATCCTCCGCATGGAAACTGGGGTGCCCTCTACCCTCTCCCTGCAGGAATAATCCAGGCTGGCGGAATAAAACGCGATATGGTTTCGAGCAGTGTAATTACAGCTTCAGGTAAAGAAGATATTCTCGAAGCAATAAATGATTTCGACAAGTACATTGATACAATACAACACCATTTCAACCTCTTTTTCTGTCACGGCTGTCTGCTTGGACCGGGGATGCAACACCATAATGAGCGTTTCAGGAGGAGATCTCTCGTAAGGCATTATGCCGAAAAGCGAGTCGGTGTGCTTGATAAGGAGCTCTGGAAAAAGAATATTGAAAAATGGTCGAAGCTCGACTTCACAAGGACTTTTACTCCTGACGACCAGAGAATACCGGAGCCGCCTGAAGATGCCATACTGGAAGTTCTTAAAATTGTTGGAAAAGATAATCCGGATGAAGAAATCAATTGTGGCGCATGTGGTTACCTATCGTGCCGGGAATTTGCTTCCACTGTTGCAAAAGGTCTCGCCATTCCTGAAATGTGCCATACATATAATCTCCGGAACAAGCAGGAGTATATTGAGACTCTGAGACAGACTAACAGGAAACTTGCCGACACAAAAAAAGCGCTCAAAGACTCTGAAGAGCTTGCCAGAAGGGAAAAAGAGATCGCGCAGAGTGCTTCCGACATGATGAATAATATGCTTGAAAAGCTTCCAACGGGTGTAGTTATTGTGGATAATTATCTTAAGATCCTTCACTCAAACCAGAGCTTCATAAATATTATCGGGGAAGATGCTAAGGCGATATCCGATGTGATACCAGGACTGGCAGGGGCAGATATCAAGACCCTTATCCCCTTTAATGTGTACAATATGTTCACTTTTGTTATTAAGGAGGATGAGCCTGTAGTTAGCAAGGATGTTCATTTCGAGGATAAGATGCTGAATATCTCGATTTTCCCGATTAAGAAAAACAAGATGTGCGGGGCTATTATCCGTGACCTTTATTCTCCTGAGGTTCAGGGAGAAGAGGTTACCAACAGGGTAAGCGAAGTAATAGAGAAAAACCTTGAAATGGTACAAAAAATAGGATTCCTCCTTGGAGAAGGTGCTTCCGAAACAGAACAGATGCTCAACTCAATAATTGAGTCGTATAAGTCAAAAAAAGGCGGTTTGAAAACCAATCTCAAACAATAA
- a CDS encoding SpoIIE family protein phosphatase yields the protein MNRNFFIEVNSQQRNHDGERICGDVFLYRFIKEEDRVIAVLSDGMGHGVKANILATLTSTMAINFTREHKEVDRIAEIIMNTLPVCSERKISYSTFTIVDIESSGKTNILEYDNPSTIILRGKEIFDPSWKKVVLDKGKHVGKVLKTCSFMPEKEDRIIFCSDGVSQSGMGSDAYPFGWERENIATYAAALVNSEASISAVMLAGKIVTMAHKNDSYKARDDISCATIYFREPRKLLVCTGPPYEKEKDKELAAKVVGYKGKVILCGGTTADIVARQLNRKIVDELIFEDPELPPESFLEGIDLVTEGILTLQKVNEILKTYNNSVKLGKGPADKIVRLLMESDEIHFVIGTRINIAHQDPNLPVDLEIRRTVVKRIARLLEEKWLKKVTFEYI from the coding sequence GTGAACCGGAACTTCTTTATAGAGGTAAACAGCCAACAGAGAAATCATGACGGCGAGAGGATATGCGGAGACGTTTTCCTTTACCGCTTCATTAAAGAGGAAGACAGGGTTATTGCCGTACTGTCTGATGGAATGGGCCATGGCGTAAAAGCGAATATACTGGCTACGCTTACTTCCACAATGGCGATAAATTTTACCCGCGAACATAAGGAGGTCGACAGAATTGCGGAGATAATAATGAATACTCTGCCTGTCTGCAGTGAAAGGAAGATAAGCTACTCCACTTTCACAATAGTCGATATTGAAAGCAGCGGGAAAACAAATATCCTTGAATACGACAATCCTTCAACAATAATTCTCAGGGGTAAAGAGATATTTGATCCATCGTGGAAAAAAGTTGTGCTCGATAAAGGAAAACATGTGGGGAAAGTGCTGAAAACTTGTTCTTTTATGCCAGAAAAAGAGGACCGTATCATCTTCTGCTCTGATGGTGTATCACAGAGCGGTATGGGAAGTGATGCATATCCTTTTGGATGGGAAAGGGAGAACATTGCAACTTATGCTGCTGCACTTGTGAATAGTGAGGCTTCTATCTCTGCTGTTATGCTGGCTGGGAAAATTGTAACAATGGCCCATAAGAATGACAGTTATAAGGCCCGCGACGATATCAGTTGTGCAACAATATATTTTCGGGAACCGCGTAAACTGCTTGTATGCACCGGTCCCCCATACGAAAAAGAGAAAGATAAAGAACTGGCTGCCAAAGTTGTTGGATATAAAGGTAAGGTTATCCTTTGCGGAGGAACCACAGCCGATATAGTCGCCCGACAGCTAAACAGGAAGATAGTTGATGAACTGATCTTTGAAGACCCGGAACTTCCGCCGGAGAGTTTTCTTGAAGGCATAGATCTGGTCACCGAAGGTATCCTTACACTTCAGAAAGTGAATGAGATACTGAAAACATATAATAACAGCGTAAAACTGGGTAAGGGTCCTGCTGATAAAATTGTCAGACTGTTAATGGAAAGTGATGAGATTCACTTTGTTATCGGTACAAGAATTAATATAGCCCATCAGGATCCCAACCTGCCTGTTGATCTTGAGATAAGGAGAACAGTTGTTAAGAGGATTGCCCGGCTTCTTGAAGAGAAGTGGCTTAAGAAGGTGACGTTTGAGTATATTTGA
- a CDS encoding NUDIX domain-containing protein, with protein MSEVKFYDAVYEPATKLTYSVISARYEKKWIFVRHNKRTTFEIAGGHIEPGESSHEAACRELMEETGAVQFTMECIATYSVKKDGITGWGRLYFAEVTELGPLPEISEIGEVIFDTKLPEKNTHPDIQPFLFTKTLEYLNDGE; from the coding sequence ATGTCAGAGGTAAAATTCTATGATGCTGTATATGAGCCTGCTACTAAATTGACTTATTCCGTTATCTCAGCCAGATATGAAAAAAAATGGATCTTTGTGCGCCATAATAAACGGACAACATTTGAGATTGCCGGAGGCCATATTGAACCAGGCGAAAGCTCTCATGAAGCTGCGTGCAGGGAATTGATGGAGGAGACCGGAGCTGTTCAGTTCACTATGGAGTGTATTGCCACATATTCAGTAAAAAAAGATGGTATTACAGGCTGGGGCAGACTATATTTCGCTGAAGTAACTGAACTTGGTCCGCTTCCCGAAATCTCAGAAATAGGTGAGGTGATCTTTGACACTAAACTGCCTGAAAAAAACACCCATCCAGATATTCAGCCTTTCCTTTTTACTAAGACACTGGAATATCTGAATGATGGAGAATAG
- a CDS encoding metallophosphoesterase — protein sequence MFLLLLMIFAEILMPVVLRQHFFSNSRNRYYILLVIHVILSIWLWILFFAVAGYESFFDNPQQVWMLMSLTGMTAAVVVPRTIIILCHFAGVFIKRYSGDHLRWLTNTGLITAAVIFTIIATGTLHGRFNFKTEEVTIKIKGLNSDLDGLRIVQLSDMHLAGFHHHREVLEKVINNVNALRPDLILNTGDFVTFGWREFGRFDTILSGAKSKYGNFAIAGNHDFGTYHPYYTEADRDNNVSVLNNLIKASGYTVLNDENAEVRIGNARLALIGITTKGRHPNIIHGDLDKAIAGTDSADLKILLSHDPNHWEEKVTGKTDIDITLSGHTHGMQMGIITKRFKWSPSKYFYPNWNGLYVNGLQVQYVNRGLGVLSIPFRICMPPEITVITLTRE from the coding sequence ATGTTTTTGCTGTTATTGATGATTTTTGCTGAAATACTTATGCCTGTTGTTCTCCGACAACACTTTTTCAGCAATTCAAGAAACAGGTACTATATTCTGCTTGTAATACATGTCATTCTGAGTATATGGCTCTGGATTCTCTTTTTTGCAGTAGCAGGTTATGAAAGCTTTTTTGACAATCCACAGCAGGTATGGATGTTAATGAGCCTTACAGGAATGACAGCCGCTGTTGTCGTACCAAGGACAATAATTATTCTTTGCCATTTTGCAGGAGTATTCATAAAAAGGTATAGTGGGGATCACTTAAGATGGCTGACAAATACCGGATTAATAACTGCAGCTGTGATATTCACAATAATTGCTACAGGCACTCTGCATGGAAGGTTTAATTTTAAAACAGAAGAGGTTACCATTAAGATTAAGGGGCTAAACTCTGATCTTGACGGGCTAAGGATTGTGCAGCTATCGGATATGCACCTTGCCGGATTCCATCATCACAGGGAAGTACTTGAAAAAGTTATAAATAATGTCAATGCACTAAGACCTGATCTGATCTTAAATACCGGTGATTTTGTGACTTTCGGCTGGAGGGAATTTGGCAGGTTCGATACAATTCTTTCCGGGGCAAAAAGCAAATATGGTAATTTTGCGATAGCGGGTAATCACGATTTCGGAACTTACCATCCTTATTACACTGAAGCTGACAGAGATAATAATGTATCAGTTCTGAACAATCTTATCAAAGCTTCGGGGTATACAGTTCTTAATGACGAAAATGCAGAAGTAAGAATCGGAAATGCGAGGCTGGCACTAATCGGAATAACGACAAAAGGACGTCATCCAAATATCATTCATGGTGATCTGGACAAAGCAATTGCCGGGACAGACAGTGCAGACCTTAAAATACTACTTAGTCACGATCCAAATCACTGGGAAGAAAAAGTCACAGGAAAGACAGATATCGATATTACCCTTTCGGGACACACGCATGGTATGCAGATGGGTATTATTACAAAAAGATTCAAGTGGAGTCCTTCAAAATATTTCTATCCTAACTGGAACGGTCTTTACGTCAACGGGCTTCAGGTTCAATATGTAAACCGCGGGCTTGGGGTGCTTTCAATTCCCTTCAGGATCTGTATGCCACCTGAAATAACTGTTATTACTCTAACAAGGGAATAA